In Grus americana isolate bGruAme1 chromosome 4, bGruAme1.mat, whole genome shotgun sequence, one genomic interval encodes:
- the SPEF1 gene encoding sperm flagellar protein 1 — protein MAGGGAAGELRGLYRWLDAVPLSRPRRNIARDFSDGVLAAEVVKFFFPAMVQLHSYVPASSTPQKLANWGHLNRKVLSKLNFSIPEDVIRQVVQCRPGTVEQVLLLLRQKIEEKQKQSKEPGVQAALEEVGYLESPRAAGVMKSHHGCAQAPPGDDAVCLQLAEREQALLLAQETIQILQLKVGRLEQLLHLKNVRIDDLSRRLQEAQCQQR, from the exons atggcgggcggcggggcggcgggcgagcTGCGGGGTCTCTACCGCTGGCTGGACGCCGTGCCGCTCTCCCGGCCACGCAGGAACATCGCCCGAGACTTCAGCGACGGGG tGCTGGCAGCCGAGGTGGTGAAGTTCTTCTTTCCCGCCATGGTGCAGCTGCACAGCTATGTGCCCGCCAGCTCCACGCCGCAGAAACTCGCCAACTGGGGTCATCTCAACAG GAAAGTGCTGAGTAAGCTGAACTTCTCCATCCCAGAGGACGTGATCCGGCAGGTCGTGCAGTGCCGGCCGGGCACGGTGGAGCaggtgctgctcctgctgcggCAGAAGATCgaggagaagcagaagcagagcaag GAGCCGGGCGTACAGGCGGCGCTGGAAGAGGTCGGCTACCTGGAGTCTCCCAGGGCTGCCGG GGTGATGAAGAGCCACCATGGCTGTGCCCAGGCTCCCCCGGGGGACGACGctgtctgcctgcagctggcGGAGAGGGAGCAggccctgctcctggcacagGAGACCATCCAG ATCCTGCAGCTGAAGGTGgggaggctggagcagctgctgcacctCAAGAACGTGCGGATAGACGACCTCAGCCGGCGCCTGCAGGAAGCCCAGTGCCAGCAGCGGTGA
- the ADISSP gene encoding UPF0687 protein C20orf27 homolog, producing MATASKGSKAKGGGVRFAPSQPAEGAHGHVHFDEKLHDSVVMVTQEKDGNFLVKVGFLKILHKYEITFVLPPVQRLGKDVCAVPLPNLNLRVISITPLPEGYSVKCEYTAHKEGVLKEEMVLASEAGEGACVKVVVQARVMDRHHGTPMLLDGVRCVGAELEYDSEQSDWHGFD from the exons ATGGCTACGGCTAGCAAGG GCAGCAAGGCGAAGGGGGGGGGCGTGCGCTTCGCCCCCAGCCAGCCCGCCGAGGGGGCCCACGGCCACGTGCACTTCGACGAGAAGCTCCACGACTCGGTGGTGATGGTGACGCAGGAGAAGGACGGCAACTTCCTCGTCAAG GTGGGATTCCTGAAGATCCTCCACAAGTACGAGATCACGTTCGTCCTGCCGCCGGTGCAGAGGCTGGGCAAGGACGTCTGTGCCGTGCCCCTCCCCAACCTCAACCTCCGAGTCATCAGCATCACCCCCCTGCCCGAAG GCTACAGCGTGAAGTGCGAGTACACGGCGCACAAGGAGGGGGTCCTGAAGGAAGAGATGGTCCTGGCCAGCGAGGCCGGTGAAGGCGCCTGTGTCAAGGTCGTGGTCCAAGCCCGTGTCATGG ACCGGCACCACGGCACGCCGATGCTCCTGGACGGGGTGCGCTGCGTCGGCGCGGAGCTGGAGTACGACTCGGAGCAGAGCGACTGGCATGGCTTCGACTAG
- the HSPA12B gene encoding heat shock 70 kDa protein 12B, producing MAMLLEPGVQSVRMGAHGERCPTPSPPGSPGTPHDSCSIAPLTPSQSPRSEARSQQTSSFAVVVAIDFGTTSSGYAFSFSSDPEAIHMMRKWEGGDPGVANQKTPTSLLLTPEGIFHSFGYTARDYYHDLDPEEARDWLYFEKFKMKIHSTSDLTMKTELEAVNGKKMQALEVFAHALRFFKQHAVQELKDQCPSLPERDAIRWVITVPAIWKQPAKQFMREAAYKAGLVSPENPEQLLIALEPEAASIYCRKLRLHQLIDLSCKPPANGLASDHSIDSSFRQAREQLRRSRHSRTFLVESGVGELWSEMQAGDRYIVADCGGGTVDLTVHQIEKPQGTLKELYKASGGPYGAVGVDLAFEKLLCHIFGEDFIATFKAKRPAAWVDLTIAFEARKRAAAPSRASPLNISLPFSFIDFYRKHRGQNVETALKKSNVNFVKWSSQGMLRMSSEAMSELFQPTISQIIKHIDDLLKKPEVQGIKFLFLVGGFAESAMLQRAVQAAFGPTCRVIIPQDVGLTILKGAVLFGLDPTIVRVRRSPLTYGVGVLNKFVEGKHPREKLLVKEGKNWCTDIFEKFVSVDQSVALGEVVQRSYCPARPGQRKTIINIYCCATDDVVYITDPGVRKCGTISLELEALGDAGSPARGRREIRASMQFGDTEIKVTAMDIRTSKTVRATIDFLSN from the exons AGGAGCGAGGCTCGCTCCCAGCAAACCTCCTCCTTCGCCGTGGTGGTGGCCATCGACTTCGGCACCACGTCCAGCGGCTACGCCTTCAGCTTCTCCAGCGACCCCGAGGCCATCCACATGATGAG GAAATGGGAAGGAGGGGACCCGGGGGTGGCCAACCAGAAGACCCCCACCAGCCTCCTGCTGACGCCGGAGGGCATCTTCCACAGCTTCGGCTACACCGCCAGGGACTACTACCACGACCTGGACCCCGAGGAGGCCCGCGACTGGCTCTACTTCGAGAAGTTTAAGATGAAGATTCACAGCACCAGC GACCTCACCATGAAAACTGAACTAGAAGCTGTCAACGGGAAGAAAATGCAAGCGCTGGAGGTGTTTGCCCACGCGCTCCGCTTCTTCAAGCAGCACGCCGTGCAG GAGCTGAAGGACCAGTGCCCGTCCCTGCCCGAGCGCGATGCCATCCGCTGGGTGATCACCGTGCCCGCCATCTGGAAGCAGCCGGCCAAGCAGTTCATGCGGGAGGCTGCCTACAAG GCCGGTCTGGTGTCCCCAGAGAACCCGGAGCAGCTGCTGATCGCGCTGGAGCCCGAAGCCGCCTCCATTTATTGCAGGAAACTTCGCCTCCACCAGCTGATCGACCTGAGCTGCAAACCCCCGGCCAACGGGCTGGCGTCGGACCACTCCATCGACTCCAGCTTTCGGCAGG CCCGCGAGCAGCTCCGGCGGTCCCGGCACAGCCGGACCTTCCTGGTGGAGTCGGGAGTGGGGGAGCTCTGGTCGGAAATGCAGGCAG GTGACCGCTACATCGTGGCCGACTGCGGCGGCGGCACCGTGGACCTCACCGTGCACCAGATCGAGAAGCCGCAGGGGACGCTGAAGGAGCTGTACAAAGCCTCGg GGGGTCCCTATGGGGCCGTGGGGGTGGACCTGGCCTTTGAGAAGCTGCTGTGCCACATTTTCGGGGAGGATTTCATCGCCACCTTCAAGGCCAAGCGCCCCGCAGCCTGGGTGGACCTGACCATCGCCTTCGAAGCCCGCAAGcgggcagcagccccctcccgcGCCAGCCCCCTCAACAtctccctgcccttctccttCATCGACTTCTACCGCAAGCACCGGGGCCAGAACGTGGAGACGGCTCTCAAGAAGAGCAA cgtCAACTTTGTGAAGTGGTCGTCCCAGGGGATGCTGCGGATGTCCTCGGAGGCCATGAGCGAGCTCTTCCAGCCCACCATCAGCCAGATCATCAAACACATCG atGACCTCCTGAAGAAGCCGGAGGTCCAAGGCATCAAGTTCCTCTTCCTGGTGGGGGGCTTCGCGGAGTCAGCCATGCTGCAGCGCGCCGTCCAGGCGGCCTTCGGCCCCACCTGCCGCGTCATCATCCCCCAAGACGTGGGGCTGACCATCCTCAAAGGGGCCGTGCTCTTCGGCCTCGACCCCACCATCGTCCGCGTCCGCCGCTCCCCCCTGACCTACGGCGTGGGGGTGCTCAACAAGTTCGTGGAGGGGAAGCACCCGCGGGAGAAGCTGCTGGTGAAGGAAGGCAAGAACTGGTGCACCGACATCTTCGAGAAGTTTGTCTCCGTCGATCAGTCCGTGGCGCTGGGGGAGGTGGTCCAGCGCAGCTactgcccggcccggccgggccAGCGCAAGACCATCATCAACATCTACTGCTGTGCCACCGACGACGTGGTCTACATCACCGACCCCGGCGTGCGCAAGTGCGGCACCATCAGCCTGGAGCTGGAGGCACTGGGCGATGCCGGCAGCCCGGCCCGTGGCCGCCGCGAGATCCGTGCCAGCATGCAGTTTGGGGACACGGAGATCAAGGTCACCGCCATGGACATCCGCACCTCCAAGACGGTCCGAGCCACCATCGATTTCCTCTCCAACTGA